DNA sequence from the Parasphaerochaeta coccoides DSM 17374 genome:
CACAAGTTGCGTGAGCTGACTGGAATCCTGGGTGAAGGAGCCGTTATAAATCAATCCTTCCCGGTAAAGCTTGTTGACATATGCAAGACCTTCTCTGTAGGCATCCTTGTTTACTGATGTATCGACTTTCTTGCCGTTCATCATGTATCCGACATTGTCTTCCGCATTCTGGTTGATGTCAGTGGTCAGGTCACTGTAGATGAAAGAGTTGAGGATGAATCTTTCCACCTCGTTGCCCCAGCCTATGATTGAACCAGCAAGAGGTATTTCATCAGGTTTGCCGTTACCATTGGGATCCTGAGCCTTGATTGTTTTCAACACCTGATAGAATTCCTCGGTAGTGGTGGGAACAGGCAGACCCAACGCATCAAGGAAGGGGCGGTAGACATACATCTTGGCCATGTTGGTACAGTGGAAACAGCCTTCCAGACGTGGCAGGGAATAAATGTTCCCATCAATATTGGTCATGTAGCCAAGCCCGCCAGGATACTGGTTGAGAGCAGCCGTCAGATGCGGCATCCATTCCTTGGTATAGTACTTGTTAAGCGGCATGAACAGATGCTCTTGGGCCCCGTAGGTAGCTTCAAGATCATTTTTAATGTTGAAGCCAAGGAAAGCATCAGGATAATCTCCTGACGCAAGGGTCAGGGCAAGCTTCTCCGTAGCCGCCTGTTCAGGAACCATGATGTAATTGACTTTGATTCCTGTCTTTTCTTCCATGTACTTGGAGAATCGATTGGTGTTGTAATCTTCTACACATGGTGGCTGGGCGACCATGATATCCACGGTGATCGGAGTCTTTACAATAGGATACGTCCCATTAGGGGTATATTCGACAGATACCTTCCTGGGTTGTTCCTTGCCTCCTCCGGCGAACAAAACGGTCGGGACGATGCATGCTGTCACCAGCAGTGCGACGATGATTTTCTTCATAGCGTAACCTCCAATATTTTTGCATATTTTTCAATATGGTTTACTCAATATGGTCTGCGCAGTTTTTCAGCCTTTCACTGATCCAATCATGACCCCCTTCACAAAAAACTTCTGGACGAATGGATAGATGATCAACAGGGGAGCGCTTGCGATGACAATCAACGCATACCGAATTGTTTCGGAAAGTCCTTGCGCTCTCGCGGCTGCCGCTACATCGGTCATCATGCTGGGTGTATTCTTGTTGATGATGAGGATATTCCTCAACACTATCTGCAATGGATACAACTTTTGGCTTTGCAGATAGATCAAGGCATCGAAATACTTGTTCCATTGCGAGACGGCATAGAACAGTGCCAATACAGCAATGATGGCCTTGGATAAAGGAAAAACCATCTGGAACAAAAAACGGATATCGGAACATCCATCGATTTGCGCGGCATCATACAGTTCATCGGTGATGTTTTCCTGAAGAAAAGTCCTGGCAATGACGACATTCCAGACCGTTACGGCATTGGGCAAGAGCATCGCCCAGCGGCTGTCATAGATACCCAGATTACGGACGACCAGATAGAGGGGAATGGTTCCTCCCGTGAACAACATGGTGAACATGATCAACTTTGTGACTGTCTTTCTGCCGTAGAACTCTTTCCGTGAAAGAGGATAGGCAAGAAGCATGGTCAATATGACGCTGGTGATTGTTCCGAATGCTACGTAAAACACTGAGTTGAAATATCCGATTCCAATCTGTTTGTTCGTGAACACGGCTTTGTAGGCTGTCAGGTCGAAATTCACAGGAAACAACCATACCTTGTGAGCCATCACGTCATGCGCGTTGCTCAGGGAGCTGGATACAATGTAAATCAGAGGATACGATACGACAAGAAAGCAGAACAAAAGGAATATGTTGTTCACGATGTCAAACATCCTGTCGGCACGCAATTCTTTTTTTCTATATGCAGCATGTTTGTTCCTTACCATAAGCCGCCATCCTTGTCCTTGAGTTTCGCAAGTTTGTTGAAAAGTAAAATCAGACAGATGTTTATGATTGAATTGATGAGATCAATTGCCGTTGAATAGCTGAAATCGCTGTTGATCAGACCCATTTTATAAACATATGTAGACATGATTTCCGAAGTTTCCAAATTCAGCGCGTTCTGCATCAGGAACGCTT
Encoded proteins:
- a CDS encoding ABC transporter substrate-binding protein; the protein is MKKIIVALLVTACIVPTVLFAGGGKEQPRKVSVEYTPNGTYPIVKTPITVDIMVAQPPCVEDYNTNRFSKYMEEKTGIKVNYIMVPEQAATEKLALTLASGDYPDAFLGFNIKNDLEATYGAQEHLFMPLNKYYTKEWMPHLTAALNQYPGGLGYMTNIDGNIYSLPRLEGCFHCTNMAKMYVYRPFLDALGLPVPTTTEEFYQVLKTIKAQDPNGNGKPDEIPLAGSIIGWGNEVERFILNSFIYSDLTTDINQNAEDNVGYMMNGKKVDTSVNKDAYREGLAYVNKLYREGLIYNGSFTQDSSQLTQLVESSQEPVMGFVAGGWRGQFSTIGGERFSQFQAIAPLKGPNGVQETPNFLANPEIGKLVISADSEYAEAIIRYFDYMYSQEGTLMQRNGFIGEAWDWAKSNQVGLDGNPAIWEQLRLWNDKDPQNDTWIQVLIGAMTFDLKNGLANNAPGADDPAYYLPSNNEKTLYDETAKLYKPYAHPELEVPTLKYTAEENEKFSTVKRELANFIRQSAVKFMVGTLDVNNDKVWNDYLANLERLQLSKVLDLMQTAYDRQYK
- a CDS encoding carbohydrate ABC transporter permease: MVRNKHAAYRKKELRADRMFDIVNNIFLLFCFLVVSYPLIYIVSSSLSNAHDVMAHKVWLFPVNFDLTAYKAVFTNKQIGIGYFNSVFYVAFGTITSVILTMLLAYPLSRKEFYGRKTVTKLIMFTMLFTGGTIPLYLVVRNLGIYDSRWAMLLPNAVTVWNVVIARTFLQENITDELYDAAQIDGCSDIRFLFQMVFPLSKAIIAVLALFYAVSQWNKYFDALIYLQSQKLYPLQIVLRNILIINKNTPSMMTDVAAAARAQGLSETIRYALIVIASAPLLIIYPFVQKFFVKGVMIGSVKG